The stretch of DNA TTCTTAAACTGTTAGACTTTAAGATCTGACAAACTTATGTTGTGGGCAAAAAGTAAGATAAGGTAATCGAGTTTGTAGAAGTTTTCTAAAGTAGTTATTAGTTACCACAGCCATTCCCTAAATCTGTTTAATGTCTAGAGTGGAAAATTCTCTACagagaataaacaataaaattacaaTTAGAATGAAACTGCCAGTAATAGTGTTAGAGTATAAAGAACACTTCATGTTTCATGAACTAAagaacaacatttttaaagaaaatgaacaatgtTAACTTCAGAAGAGTTCAATAGTTAAGCACCATAAAAGCATATATTACAAACAAATCATAGCTCTGCTAATGGTAAAGCAGGCTCCTAAAGAATGatcaaattacattttttaaaaaacattttacaaattaattaTCATTGGCTGTTTCCTTAGTTAAATGAAATTGAGTTATATAACATGTTTTCAGGTGGAACTATCCAACCTGATAGGTTAGTTCTTCAAGTGGGAGTTGAATGTCAGTCATAACAAATCAATCTCCCTGTAATCAGCATAAGTGTCCTTTGGTTTCCTTTGATACAGAATAGATGTATTGATTTGAAATCGAGTTATGAAATGatactaaaggaaagaaaaattaggaaaatactgaatttgtttttattacataatcgttaaatttctgttttttcattggTATTTTCTAAGGCAAATTCCTCTTGAAGAAACTGAACTCCCAGGACAAGGAGAATCATTTCAAATAGAAGGTAATCAAgtgaaaatctaaaaatattattaaggGCAAGATAAGGTCTTTGAGaacaaataatacaattaaatttctctaattctttttttctaaactttttaaatttgttcatcTGGTATTCTGCTCAAAGGAAATCTGTTTATTTTACACAGAGtaatagagttttaaaatatatttattatgtcaAATCTGTAATCTGAAACTTTGGCTATAACTATGGCAGCAATTTACTGATTGCTACTATGTGTCAAGCTCTATGTTAGGCATTTTACATGCATAATCTCACCTAACCCTCACAACAACCTAGGAATATAAGTACGTTAGTCCCGTTTTGTAGGAACTCAAGAAGGTAAAGTATCTCACATGAAGAAGTCTAGATGTTAAGGGCTAGTATTTAAAATCAAAGTTGAACTCCAAAGCCATCTCCTTCTTACTACTTTTAAATTGATATGTCTGTGTtctcaaatgtcaatctcctcCACTTGAACTAAGCTTCGAAGAAGGGTCAGTATTTGAATAAGCAAAACTGGACATAGCCTCACTTTTCCTTAAAATACAGGTTATATTTCTTACCTGAGAAGCTTTCTAGTTATccaaatcttatttatttttcaaagaacaaCTTAACTCCCACTTTCTCGTTTGTCCCACTCTGGAATATGCGGTTGTACTTCTCTGAATCTGTACTCAGTGAaacatatattcattttctttaaactaAGAGCACATAAAAGcctgttataatttttttttttcagacggagtctcgctctgttgcccaggcttagagtgcagtggcgcaatctcagctcactataagctccacctcctgggttcacgccattctcctgcctcagcctcccaagtagctgggactacaggtgcccgccaccatgcccagctaattttttacatatatatatatttttttggtagagacggagtttcaccgtgttagccaggatggtctccatctcctgacctcatgatccgcctgcctcagcctcccagagggctggattacaggcgtgagccactgtgcctggcctataatatttttaaagattataaagaTTGAGTGTcccttattcaaaatgcttgggaccagaagtgttttggatttattttttaaattttggaatatttacattatatcaGTTCATCATccctaatttgaaaatctgaaatccaaaacccTCCAGTTAGCATTTCCTTGGAGCATCATGACTGCActgaaaaagttttggatttcagattttcagattagggatactgAACCTGTACAAGATTCTTTCACATGTCAGATATAAGCCACCAGTTGATCATTGACAAGTAAATAGATGGTAATATTTTAGTTCCCCAGatttttatttacagattttATAATGTAGGAAAACTACAGAATGACTTTTTGGTCATTCAGTTTTTTACTTTGAATTCTAAAGTTCTTGAAATTCAATTTTCCACAAAGTCAAACTATTtgtctcatttactttttaaattctcagATCAGATACCTACTATTCCTCAAGACACACTGGGATTTGATTTTGATTCAGGTGAAGCTAAGTCCACTGATAACGTCTTACCTAGAACTGTATCTGTCCGTAGCAGTTTAAAGAAACATTGTAACAGTGTATGTCAGTTTGATAGCTTGGATGATTTTGAAACCAGTCATTTGGAGGGGAAGTCTTTTGAATTCGAAAGAGTTGGATTTTTAGACCCACTAGTAAACATGCCTGAAAATGTACAACACAATGTTTGTCCATGGAGCAAGGACCAAGCTAACTTATCACTTTCAAAGCTGAGGCATCCAGGAACATTTACTAAAACAGAAGACATTTTAGAATCTAAATCTGAACAAACTAAAAGTAAGCAAAGAGATACacgagaaagaaaaagagaagagaaaagaaaagctaacaGGAGAAAATCAAAACCTATGTcaaaatataaagagaataaaagtgaaaataaaagaactgtttccaaaaagaaaatgcacaaatcTGTCAGTTCCAATGATGCTTACAATTTTAATTTGGAAGAGGGTGTTCATCTTACTCCTTTCCGACAAAAAATGAGCAATGACtctaatagagaagaaaacaatgagTCTGAAGCGAGCCTCTGTGAATCAAGTGGTTCAGGAGATGATTCCGATGACCTCTATTTGCCCACTTGCAAGTACATTCAGAATCCCACCAGCGATTCAGATACAAGACCAGTCACCAGGCCTCTAGCTAAAAGAGGACTGAAATATACAGATGAAAAAGAGACGGAGGGTTCTAAGCCAACAAAAACTACTAGTAAGTGATCTACTTGTTTACCTGCGTTTTTAATGTTTGTGATAAATGATCACTCCTGATGCTTATATACTATACTTACCATCTGTTTCTCTGGTGGAGGTTGGAGACTTACCATCTGTCTCTCTTTGGGGGAAGTTATGGTCTGATTAAACAGTGTGGGGCTGGGTGTGGAAATCACAGTTGTATTGCTCTGACCTAATTCAGAGATTGCTTGTTGTGGagacagaatttttattttcagtaaatgaGGACTCCCAAGAGGACAGAGGGACTCTTTTGTGGAGTTAAGTTGAATTAAAGTAGCTTTTATACACTTACCTGAAGTTCCCCTTGAAAGTGAAATCAAATTTGAATCCAGTGACTTGTTATTTTAATGGCcttgttttatattaaatttgaCAGGAACCatgattttaaattatcttctagTTAGTGAAGATTTCCTCAATTGATAGGCTTAGTATTCTTTTGTACAACATCTCTAAAAACTGGCTCAGAAAATATGAGATCAAAAGTAGGCATAGTTCAAATGTTCATAATACAACCTGCACCTGTCCACAAAGATTCTCATTTGGCAATTTTAGTTAATACAAGTAAAACTAACCTACATAGTCaagttttatcattttcaaaatattgttatatcattttatttgatcCTCAGAACAATTCTGTGAAGTATAGCTGTTATGatgcttattttgttttaaggagattaaaaccttaaaaaccgAACCAACTTTGTAAATCTTGCCTAGTCAGTTGTAGCAGGCAAGTATCTTCTTAAAAAATATGCTGTTGGCTGGGTgggttggctcatgcctgtaatcccagcactttggggggccgaggtaggcggatgacctgaggtcaggagttcgagaccagcctggccaacatggtgaaaccccgtctccactaaaaatacaaaacaatgagctgggcgtggtgatatgcacctgtaatcccagctactcgggaggctgaggcaggagaatcgcttgtacccaggagacagaggttgcagtgagctgagaccatgccattgtgctccagcctgcgcaacgagcaaaacttggtctcaaaaaaaaaaaaaaaaatcaaacaagattGGCAGAGTGTTGATAATTATTGAACCTAGGTAACTCGGAGTTTATTATACTGTTATTGCCATCTTTGTGTACATTTGAAAATGTCCAGAAGAAGTTGGGATTTTTTGGttgttcactttttaattgagacagggtcttgctctatcacccaggctggagggcactgtCACTGTCATGGCTCaatgcagtctcaacctcccaggctcaagtgattcttccacctcagcctccccagtacccgGGACTATAGcatacaccatcacacctggctaattttttttttcttttcttttactttttgtaaagatgaggtctcactgtgttgccagggtggtctcaaattcctgggctcaagcagtcctcctgccttggcctcacaaagtgctgggattacaggtgtgtgagcctgtatccataaaaatatataaaatccataaaaaatacatttttaaaagaaaaaaatatactctaaaatagTATTACTCAAGAGTTTGATCCCTAGACCTcttcttagaaatgcagaatctcaggccatATCCCATACCCTGGAGTCAGAATCTGcatctttgtgttttgttttttttttgagacagggttttgctcttgttgcccaggctacagtgcagtggcacgatctcagctcatcccaacctccacctcctgggttcaagctattctcctgcctcagactcccgagtagctggaattacaggcatgtgccaccacgcctggctaattttgtatttttagcagagacggagtttctccatgttggttaggctgaccTGAAACTCAACTTCGggtctcccagaatgctgggattataggcatgagccaccgtgcctggccattaaGAAGTCCTCCTGTGgattcatatgcacattaaagtttgagaagcatttttCCAGAATGTAGCAACCAATCTGATATTGTTCCATAAGATATATTTCTCAAACTGAAAGTTGGAATAATTAATACAGTACAATATATTTATGTGGCAACAAAAAGGACAGACTATAAAAACCAGATAACACTGGAGCATATGGCTCTTAGTATACAGTCATTTCACGGTTATAGTTTACTTTTTTGGGGATACAGTTTGCTTTTTAAAGCTATTTGAGGAGATTGTTTTGCAGTGTCTTTACTATGTGTTGGACATTTGCCTTCCAATATAGGTGTAGCTCCAAAGTATACTTGGATGTTTATGATGGGAAAAAAACTGAGTAACTTTTTAACATGCTAGTTTGTCTCCCGGTTTACACAGAAGCTGTTATTTAGAATTCTCATTTGTTTAATAGAAGGAGTTTTAGCGGCTTTATAAGACTATAGGAAGAGACTTGATAAAAACCTTGGTATTGAAAGAGAGAGGACTTGATTCCAAATAGCAAGGTATGACTAAAATGAAATTCCATGGTTAAACTAACTTATTATGCCCAAGCTATCCTAGAAGAATTTTAAGTTTTAGTGAAGTGTtttgttataattaatatttCAACAGTGGtttgaaaggaagaggaaaaaatgatgaaaaggccaaaaaaaaaaaaaaaactgtattattggccggacatggtggtgcacacttgtagtcccagctcctcagaagactgaagcaggaggattgcttgagaccaggaggtggaggttgcaatgagctgagatcacaccactgcacttcagcctgggcaacacaatgagagcccatctaaaaaaaattctattattaaATGCTGAATTTTGTATACAGTTATGATATATAAAATTGAATACAATTTTAGTTcctgtgtgggttttttttaaaatcattcagtaaaaattgttttgtaggtACACCACCTGAAACTCACCAGTCACTTCATCTTAAACTGAAGGATATCACCAATGTCTCCTTGTATCCTGTTGTGAAAATCGGAaggctttctctttctccaaaaaagaataaagaaagcccAGCAGTGGCTCTGCCTAAACGTAGGTGCACAGTCAGCGTGAACTATAAGGAGCCCACCCTCGCTTCGTAAGTATTTGGTTTGTGGGAACTTATTTTTAATGATACATATCGGGGGAATAAGGTTATGGAGCTTTGTTCAATAATGagttttttctgaaataaaaacatttgattttaaaaaattgaagtgataacatttaaaattggTGTATTTTACCATAACTTGATACTGAGGAGTAAGTTAATATTAGGGTGCTTATATTATGCCTGAGATCTCTTTTTACTCTTACAGGAAACTGAGAAGAGGGGACCCTTTTACAGATTTGTGCTTTTTGAATTCTCCTATTTTCAAGCAGAAAAAGGATTTGAGACGTTCTAAAAAAAGTATGAAACAAATACAGTGAAGGTTTTGTTGGATATTGTTTAAATTCAATCTACACttctttctgttgctttaagaGAGGATCTGTAAGAGTACACAAACAGAGTGAGCCATTGCCATAGGATATTCTCTTGACAGGACCCTAGCTCATAAACATTTCTTCAGAACTATGCTTCAAATGGGATGTTTTGtattaaaactttaataaatctaatttgttttttcttttgaatataaatAACTGAACTTAAGCATTATCATCATACTGATTTCTTATGCTGCCTAAACCTCTTAATGTTGGtcaaaatgtatctttttttgttgttgtttctttggagacagaaattcattcttgttgcccaggctggagtgcagtggcgtgatctcagttcactgcaacctctgcctcccaggttcaagctattctccagcctcagactgccaactagctgggactacaggcatgcgccactacgcccagctaattttgtatttttagtagagacagggtttctccatgttggtcaggttggtctcgaactcccaacctcaggtgatctgcccgcttcagcctcccaaaatgctgggattataggtatgagccactgcgcccggcccaaaatatATCTTAtacaaacattttagaaatgaataatAATTACTCAAATTAAGATATTTTCATTATAAGCTTCTGGCATCTCTATTTTTCCCTTAAGTGGGAGATACTAAAGTGAATGATTTTCTAAGAGGATCTTTTGAAACCCTTCAGTACagtatttaagtaaaataaattattgtggaTCTTTGAAACCCTGTGTAGTATTTGAGTAGAATAAATTTTTGGTATTTACAGTAGGGTACACCCTAAGTTGTTTATGAATTCCTCATACCACTGTTGtaatttttcagataaaatgTGTATGGAAAAATGACTAGAGAAATTGATTGTTTTTTAGGCTCAGGGACTAGGTAAGTGACTAGTTCTGAACCCCAAGCTCTAATTGTATGTTCAGAGTGATGCCtcaataaaattacaaatgtcaTGTACTTTCAGGATAGCTCCTTATTTAGTCAGAAATCTCAAAGATTAAATGTGTGAATATTTAGggtttttgcatatttttgatCAACCAACAAAAGGGAATTAGTTCAGTTCAGAAAGTTTGATGTCTATACTTGTATATacctctttaaattttaaaacgttgtaggttattcatttttaaagagcaATAAAGCTTGTATAAGATAGTGACTGCTTTCCTTCTATtctttaaatatcaaaaatagaaTATCTCTCTGTCTTCACTATTCTCATCCTTGGAcatttcctctcccctccccttggTATTCTCTTTTTTGGGGTTGGGGGTGTGATCTAGGTGAGTTAATCCTTAGTATTTTCAGTAGTCATTGCTGTGAAACTCTCAGCTTCCCCTCCATACTTTCAACCTAACACTTCTCTCTCCCAACTTTTCTCTATGTAATCTCCCAGTTCATGAttaacaaattataattttatgggggGACCGTTCTAATCCTGATATCTCAGATTTTCTTGGCTGTTATCTCCCTATCTTTCTGTATTCTATGTCAGTCAGAGCCGAAATCCTTTTCATCATCCCCAATTTTTCTAGCCCCCTCATCACTGATTCATATACCCTAGTTTCCCATCACAGTctcttaatttttcagttttttttcttactacTCCCTTTATACTTATTCTTTAAATTCATGGAAACACTAGAGTAGCTATCTTAAACTAAGACTACGGACAGTTAAAAAGTCAGtttctcggctgggcgcggtggcgcacgcctgtaatcccagcactttgggaggccgaggtgggcggatcacgaggtcaggagattgagaccatcctggctaacacggtgaaaccccgtctttactaaaaatacaaaaaatcagccaggcatggtggcgggcgcctgtagtcccagctactcgggaggctgagacaggagaatggcgggaacccgggaggcggagcttgcagtgagcggagatcgcgccactgcattccagcctgggcgacagagcgagacaatgtcttaaaaaaaaaaaaaaaggtcagtttCTCAATCCCTGTACCACCTTTCAAGTGATCAGTAGCTATATGTGGCTATATTAGACAATTGAGGAAATattgaacatttccatcatcacagaaagttcagTTGGACCATGGGCCAAATCTAGCACACCACCTGCTTCCGGATGGTCTATAAGCTaagaattgtttttacatttttaaatagttgaaaaaaaaaaaagcaaacatttgaaaTCAATTTTAGTGATAGAAGCACTAACTTTGAACCCCAGTAAAGTACCTACATTATATTCTTGAGTTTGCCTCTTGGCCTACagtcctaaaatatttactttctggtcTTTACcagaaaagtttgccaactcctgctcTAGACCATTGAGTACTTTAATTTTGCCTTAAAGATCATTCTGCTGTGACACTCTGATCTAGCTTtgatccttcccttcccttcatcCCAAGAGTCAATCATTATCCTAAAATCAGTGTtaaagtgtttgtatttttaatgttccTATAATCTTGTCATATTTATCCATAGgcttttaagtattattttatatcttaacattttatatgaatattatatTGTACGTATCATTTTACAACTGACTTTCAgcattgtttttgagatttatccatgttggcAGATGTAGATTATTTTCATCATTGTACAGTTTATTATATAAATCAAACatactcatttcttcttttcagacACAATTCATTTCCACTTTGTTATTTACAAattagtgctgcagtgaacattctgCATCTTTGTACACTTAACTTAAAGTGCTTAACTTTCTATAAAGTTAATACCTAGAAGTGGAGTTGCTCGGTTGTAGAGTATATTGAACTGTAGGAAATTGCTTCCTACAGTGGTTGCACCAATTCTGTTATAAGGAGTCTATCACTGTCCTAACAGCAGTTTCTAAGTTCCAATAACACCACACGCTGTCGATCACTTAGTTTTATTAGACATTAAAATTAGGCAAGCCAGGAAGtatgaaattatttctctctctgttttaatTACTATGAACTTGTATCTCATTGATTTAATTACTTATGAGAATTCAAGtgtttattattctcatttcttcctttatgAATTATTATACCTTTTCCCTGCTTTTCTACTAGAATGTAAAACTATGGATTTTTTATATAGTCTACATACTAGTCCTTTTTTCTGTTTACATGTATTCTAAGTATCTTTCTTCAATCTCTGCCCTTTTTTATACCTTGCTTATAATTCCCTTTGATATTTAGAAGCTTGAAATATTAGTATCCTCTACCACCTTCTTCCTTAAGATTTTGTCTAAAATTtgtacagttttgtttttcactttaagGTCTTTAAACCATATGGCATTTATTTTGAGCACTAGGGATCTAATCTTATTTTTTCCCATGAGGATAACCAGTTGTCCCAGCAGAATTCATTGACTAATGTCTTCTTTCCCCACTGCTGAATATTCCTAGTTTTGTCATAGAATGGGCTTCTTTCCATTGCTTTGTTTAGCTTTATGCTGGGTATATTGTATAGTCAcaattttttgtatgttggtGGAGGTGGTAAATGTACATAGAATTTATCATTTGatctttttaagttttattttttttttattctcactctgtcacccagactgtcacccaggccaatcatagctcactgtagcctcagattcctgggttcaaaggatcccCTTAacctaggactacaagtgtgcaccactgcacctagctaattttttttttttttttttggtagagctggAGACTGTGTTTCCTAggccagtcttaaactcctggcctcaagcaatcctcccatctcagcctcccaaagtgctaggattacaggcatgagccaccacacctggccattttgatcattttatttgtaaagttcagtagcattaagtacattcatatgaTTGTGCACccttttccagaactttttcttctttccaaactaaaactctgtacccattaaacaatcactctgccttctcctctctctcccaatctctggtaaccactattactttctatctctatgaattcgACTGTTTCAGGTAACTAACAGAAATGGAATCATaggatatttgtccttttgtgtctggcttatttaacttagcataataaccttaaggttcatccatgttatagcatgtatcaaaATTTTACTCCTTTTTAAGGTTGAGTAACATCtcattgtatgtatacatattttctttatgcatcaGTGAACATTTAAGTTTGTgtatctttgaagaaatgtctattcaaatccaaTAGGCTATTTTTCGTTGTTTTTAGTCtgtatatatattagatattagtcccttatcagatacgtgatttccaaatgtcctcccccattctgtgggttgcctttttactctgttgatagtgtcctttgatgtaCAATAGTTCTGAAATTTGATTaaatccaatttgtctattttttttccttctgttttcttctaagtcaTAATTCTTTTAATGCATAGGTAGGATTtgtttgctaactttttttttttttttttttgagaggcgtctcgctctgtcagccaggctagagtgcagtggtgcaatctcagctcacctcaacctccacctcctgggttccagcaattctcctgtctcagcctcccaagtaactgggattacaggcatgtgcccaccatgcccagctaatttttgtatttttagtagactcggagtttcaccatgttagccaggctgttctcaaactcctgacaccAAGTGATCCAcgtgtctcggcctcccaaagtgctgggattacaggcatgagccaccattcccggccaacattttgtttaggattttttgtATCTATGATCATGACTAAAATTTGCCTATATAATTTCTTGTATACACCTTGTATTTTTGGTATCTGTGGGAACAAACTGTACCTATTGAGAGTTTGGTGAACTTGACACCAAAACCATCTTATCTTTCTATGCTTTCATGGGGAAATTTTGTACTAGTTTTTTAATGATTATAAGTCTTACAGGTTCTCTAATTCTTgaatctgtttaatttttctcccTTGGGGGTTGTAAATGTACATGTATTGTGATAACtgctataattttacttttattgaatttttttttttttttttgctttctatctGCTACAATTTGGTTTCTCCAGACCccatgttgaaatctgatccccagTATTGCTGGTGGGTCTAATggcaggtgtttgggtcatgggaacAGGTCCCTCCTGAATGAATTAATGCCCTCACTGGGAGGAGGAGATAAGTAAGCTCTCACTCAATTAGTTCCCAAGAACAAAAGAGACTGGTGCtacttctctcttgcttcctttctttccatgtgatctctgcacatgccagctcccctttgccttccaccatgagtggaagcagcctgagactTTCACCTCATGCCCAATCTTCCAGCCACCAGAATTGTAagccaaataaacattttttctttataaattatccagcttcagctattcctttatagcaacacaaatgaactaagaaaCTACTCTACTTTTTCTTTATGTCATTTTGATAATGGTCAAATTCTGTGTTTCccttaaaatgaatttaattttgcCCTCATTCCTGAGGTATAGGTTAAGAGTTACTAATTTTCTTACAGACTTGATTTTGTTGTTGAGAAGTCTAGtcattctaatttttcttcatattttgttAGTTTGTCCCTTAGCAACTCATATTCTTGACTtgttataaatgtattatttttaattttcagttattttgctgCTAGTTTatgaaatacaattgattttcatACCTAGACCTTGCTAAATTCACTCACTAGTTCTACTACCATTTTTTGCAGTTCcattaggattttttttgtaCATGATCTTAAAGTCTACACATAAAGGCAATTtacttctgtctttctgttttgcATGTCTTTTCTTGCTTTACTGCACTACTAGAACTTCCTCCATAATGTTGAATGGGGGTGAGAAGAGCCCTTGCCTTTGCCTTTTTCTCGACTTTGGGAGGAAGCATTTGGTCCTAGGGCATTACTGTGATATTAGCTGTAAGTGATCACTAATAACCTGTCTCAgactgaagacgtttccttgtattctttctttgctgggaggttttttttccttttttctttttttaatcttgagtGACTGTTGAACTTTGTCAGCTactttattgagttttttttttctcttttattctcttaatatgGTGAGTTAAATTTATGGATTTCccatgttaaaccaaccttgagTTAATGGGATAAATCCATCACTCAGTCATAACATCATTTTTGTATACTGCtgaattttgttaatattttgttaaagaccTTCATATCTATGTTTGTGAGAGTTACTGGTCTATGGTTTTcttatggtttttaaattttttt from Piliocolobus tephrosceles isolate RC106 chromosome 2, ASM277652v3, whole genome shotgun sequence encodes:
- the SGO1 gene encoding shugoshin 1, which codes for MAKERCLKKSFQDSLEDIKKRMKEKRNKNLAEIGKRRSLIAAPCQIITNTSTLLKNYQDNNKMLVLALENEKSKVREAQDIILQLRKECYYLTCQLYALKGKLKSQQTEEPAQNQEICSSGMDPRSDDNSRNLFVKDLPQIPLEETELPGQGESFQIEDQIPTIPQDTLGFDFDSGEAKSTDNVLPRTVSVRSSLKKHCNSVCQFDSLDDFETSHLEGKSFEFERVGFLDPLVNMPENVQHNVCPWSKDQANLSLSKLRHPGTFTKTEDILESKSEQTKSKQRDTRERKREEKRKANRRKSKPMSKYKENKSENKRTVSKKKMHKSVSSNDAYNFNLEEGVHLTPFRQKMSNDSNREENNESEASLCESSGSGDDSDDLYLPTCKYIQNPTSDSDTRPVTRPLAKRGLKYTDEKETEGSKPTKTTSTPPETHQSLHLKLKDITNVSLYPVVKIGRLSLSPKKNKESPAVALPKRRCTVSVNYKEPTLASKLRRGDPFTDLCFLNSPIFKQKKDLRRSKKSMKQIQ